The Procambarus clarkii isolate CNS0578487 chromosome 46, FALCON_Pclarkii_2.0, whole genome shotgun sequence genome includes a region encoding these proteins:
- the LOC138350613 gene encoding uncharacterized protein, giving the protein MAASSPVIQPEDVNRLRYGLAVTKAGREALASVFMWSYRGTFPVVTYLTQDLGYTNAQYRRVFDAHQRDKLEASSDAATFDITLLYKLLQRVCGLAEKNDPTWTTPGPQGPSLEHLIYSLKQHRNTLAHDNVGMSDQDLTSTLTELSDLLAKMLAEAGVRCGTNSQDVDHVTRDVTKYIGDLLAKVREPLDPTDVAYLPQLRQEIKMFKSHIPEEVKQMSKQELTDGYKLLYQIVPAPWLLLNINYNPSLAFTRLRLLEDPVIGARPSNAAKGQDINYEDILSMRREDGRVPQCVLLTGEGGMGKTTLLKLILEKWVVDPAAIRHLGTVDLVFYVQCRDSHLNTFDDLLRQLLPLALSDSGADFQLFKEIILSLNILVLIDGYDEVNDHSGRLVKELLHLPGKDVRLVITTRPGWDQHLSQLVPDTRPRCNILVLGITPERRVEFAERTIKVLVEEECQRSVITGRFTQQLEQMSQFLGEYLNTPLTLTLLALLCVEAPEEFNNLTTNTQVYEKIHDFITSKLVSRLTDKHVVDPKGKCDQFLLFFEEISLRGIQRQEYDLWPETEAEIREKCDTLGLPQEEVLSNYFTRTSYRRGLNVVWVFGYFHARYQEYCASRGLVDLLLRAEQGRGDPASHPVSGESSIIIDLLVDVVVWVIGYFHARYQEYCASRGLVDLLLRAEQDRGDPASHRVSGERSIIIDLLVDVVRKEKRSLGDHLRSKFDISDVQQEFRKRPRWENILVSTTGVLCARGVEHRFITHIIDLCKMVTYKTDELLKHVAESRGSEHVIQAVCEKLRTEQKWRIKSVDSCVVLPLVLKKVTPENIYLNIKDTPQLKQCLSTLSVLAKMKVTISLGLGYSKERSVISKQCLERLTAPGSKCTLEDFRGHLSEAAIPLLPHTLETLTLRLTLQQLTVFIRHLPHLPHLQTLVINLDDTGFVDPDTLDATGFVDPDTLDATGFVDPDTLDATGYVDPDTLDATGYVDPDTLDATGYVDPDTLDATGYVDPDTLDAMSYGDPDTVDAMSYGDPDTLDATVYVDPDTLGSLPYQGRELGLTIWLDLTDDDPAIDWCCHLAAQLCPPSRGGYSVLDFPDTSLTSVGVERLLRELHLRGVTGDDLEIKIRYSEDREENKRYLRELGASLNNFNNVKIL; this is encoded by the exons ATGGCGGCCTCGAGTCCTGTTATCCAACCGGAAGATGTGAACAGACTGCGGTATGGACTGGCTGTGACTAAGGCAGGACGAGAAGCGCTAGCAAGTGTGTTTATGTGGTCGTACCGGGGCACCTTCCCAGTAGTGACTTACCTCACTCAGGACTTGGGGTACACCAATGCTCAGTACAGGCGCGTCTTCGATGCTCACCAGAGGGATAAACTCGAAGCTTCCTCTGACGCGGCAACTTTTGACATCACCCTGTTGTATAAACTCCTGCaacgtgtgtgtggtctggctgaGAAGAATGACCCCACGTGGACCACTCCAGGGCctcagggaccatcacttgaacacCTCATTTACAGCCTGAAGCAACACCGAAACACGTTGGCCCATGATAATGTGGGAATGTCAGACCAAGATCTTACGTCAACACTGACGGAGCTCAGTGACTTATTGGCTAAGATGCTGGCTGAGGCCGGCGTCCGGTGTGGGACAAACAGCCAggatgtggaccacgtgaccagagaTGTCACCAAGTATATTGGTGATCTGCTAGCAAAGGTCAGAGAGCCGCTGGATCCCACAGATGTGGCGTACTTGCCACAGCTCCGCCAGGAGATTAAGATGTTCAAAAGCCACATCCCAGAAGAGGTTAAGCAGATGAGCAAGCAGGAGCTAACTGACGGGTATAAACTGCTGTACCAGATTGTTCCCGCACCCTGGCTCCTCCTCAACATTAACTACAACCCAAGTCTTGCTTTTACACGACTGCGACTCCTTGAAGATCCTGTCATAGGGGCAAGACCCTCCAACGCTGCCAAGGGTCAGGATATAAACTATGAAGACATCTTGAGTATGAGACGAGAGGACGGAAGAGTCCCTCAGTGTGTCCTCCTGACGGGGGAAGGTGGTATGGGCAAGACAACTttactcaagctcatcctcgagaaGTGGGTAGTGGACCCTGCTGCCATACGTCACCTGGGCACTGTGGACCTCGTTTTCTATGTACAGTGCAGGGACTCACATCTTAATACCTTCGATGATCTCCTCCGCCAGTTGCTGCCTCTAGCACTTAGTGATTCTGGTGCTGACTTCCAGCTGTTTAAGGAGATAATCTTGAGCTTAAATATATTAGTCCTGATTGACGGCTACGACGAGGTCAACGACCATTCAGGAAGGCTGGTGAAGGAGCTGTTGCACCTGCCTGGCAAGGATGTGAGGTTGGTGATAACCACACGGCCAGGGTGGGACCAACACCTGTCACAGCTCGTCCCAGACACCAGACCTCGCTGCAACATCCTCGTCTTGGGCATCACTCCAGAACGTCGCGTGGAGTTCGCCGAGAGAACCATCaaggtgctggtggaggaagagtgCCAACGGAGTGTGATCACAGGGAGGTTTAcccagcagctggagcagatgagtcagttcctgggtgagtacctcaacactccactcaccttgaccttgttggcgctgctgtgtgtcgaggctccagaagaatttaacaacctcaccacaaacACTCAAGTCTACGAGAAGATTCATGACTTCATAACCAGTAAACTGGTGTCCAGACTCACAGACAAACATGTGGTGGACCCCAAAGGAAAATGTGACCAGTTTCTGTTGTTCTTTGAAGAGATTAGtttaagagggatccagaggcaggagtacgacctttggccggagacggaagcggagattagggagaagtgtgacactctgggactgccgcaggaggaggtcttgtccaactatttcacaagaaccagctaccgtcggggcctaaatgtggtgtgggtgtttggctattttcacgccaggtaccaggagtattgTGCCAGCAGGGGGCTGGTCGATCTCTTGTTGAGGGCTGAGCAAGGCCGAGGTGATCCAGCATCACACCCTGTGTCAGGGGAAAGCTCTATAATCATTGACCTCTTGGTGGatgttgtggtgtgggtgattggctattttcacgccaggtaccaggagtattgTGCCAGCAGGGGGCTGGTCGATCTCTTGTTGAGGGCTGAGCAGGACCGAGGTGACCCAGCATCACACCGTGTGTCAGGGGAAAGGTCTATAATCATTGACCTCTTGGTGGATGTTGTACGTAAGGAAAAACGCTCCTTGGGAGATCACCTGAGGTCAAAGTTTGATATTAGCGACGTGCAACAAGAGTTTAGGAAGCGCCCCAGATGGGAGAACATTTTAGTCAGCACTACCGGCGTGCTGTGTGCCCGGGGAGTAGAGCACAGGTTCATTACTCACATAATTGACTTGTGCAAGATGGTTACATATAAGACTGACGAGCTGTTGAAGCATGTAGCAGAGTCCCGCGGGAGTGAGCACGTCATCCAAGCCGTGTGTGAGAAGCTGCGTACAGAACAAAAGTGGAGAATAAAGAGTGTTGACTCGTGTGTTGTCCTGCCGCTTGTTCTTAAGAAGGTGACACCTGAGAACATTTACCTAAACATAAAGGATACACCCCAACTAAAGCAGTGTCTGTCTACACTGTCAGTGCTGGCAAAAATGAAGGTAACCATATCCTTAGGTCTTGGATACAGCAAAGAGAGAAGTGTTATATCAAAACAATGTTTGGAGAGGCTGACAGCCCCCGGCAGTAAGTGTACCTTAGAGGACTTTCGTGGTCACTTGTCTGAGGCAGCCatacccctcctgcctcacaccctcGAGACCCTCACCCTGCGCCTCACACTACAGCAACTGACCGTCTTCATCCGTCACCTGcctcaccttcctcacctgcagactcttg TCATTAACCTGGACGACACGGGcttcgtggacccggacaccctggacgccacgggcttcgtggacccggacaccctggacgccacgggcttcgtggacccggacaccctggacgccacgggctacgtggacccggacaccctggacgccacgggctacgtggacccggacaccctggacgccacgggctacgtggacccggacaccctggacgccacgggctacgtggacccggacaccctggacgccatgaGCTACGGGGACCCGGACACCGTGGACGCCATGAGCTAcggggacccggacaccctggacgccacggtctacgtggacccggacacactGGGCAGTCTGCCGTACCAGGGAAGGGAGCTCGGCCTGACCATCTGGTTGGACCTCACTGATGACGACCCCGCCATAGACTGGTGCTGCCACCTGGCGGCTCAGCTGTGTCCTCCCTCAAGAGGAGGGTATAGTGTCCTGGACTTCCCTGACACGTCACTCACCA